A window of the Henckelia pumila isolate YLH828 chromosome 3, ASM3356847v2, whole genome shotgun sequence genome harbors these coding sequences:
- the LOC140888118 gene encoding protein FAR1-RELATED SEQUENCE 5-like has product MKENSGDDQSYFPQVGEDRKTNIGMRFESLEDAYSYYNQYARESGFSARISNSKRSKKTSEVIWKKFVCFKEGQTDEVRWSKEANSDKPRQNRARRDIRSGCKAKISVVKEQIGPGWMISTFIENHNHPLATPSKVHLLRSHRSISVSKRALSQQFAEANIPTCQQMRLFEIEHGGPENVGCTERDLRNYQRSLREEHMGIDAETFVDFLQSEKDKCSTFFFDYETDSDNRFSRFFWADSVSRRANTVFGDVVVFDTTYNTNKYGLIFAPFVGVNHHSQTILFGYGFLSDERTESFVWLLGKFLQAMPSGAPKLIITDQDPAMTKAIAQVFPQTVHRYCLFHILNKFPDKLSPVIFRDHYQSIRIVIVHSTTSDEFEESWKGVMESAPWSKMIG; this is encoded by the coding sequence ATGAAAGAAAATAGTGGGGATGATCAGTCATACTTCCCTCAAGTTGGAGAAGATCGAAAGACAAATATTGGAATGAGATTCGAATCATTGGAGGATGCATATTCGTACTATAACCAATACGCACGAGAATCTGGATTTAGTGCGAGAATTAGCAATAGCAAGAGAAGTAAGAAGACGAGTGAAGTTATTTggaaaaaatttgtatgctttaAAGAAGGGCAGACAGATGAAGTTCGATGGAGTAAAGAGGCAAATAGTGATAAACCAAGACAAAACAGAGCTCGTCGAGACATTCGATCTGGATGTAAGGCAAAGATTTCAGTTGTGAAGGAACAAATTGGTCCGGGATGGATGATTAGTACTTTCATAGAAAACCATAACCATCCACTTGCTACTCCTTCAAAAGTCCATTTGTTACGTTCACATCGCAGTATTTCTGTATCAAAGAGAGCACTAAGTCAACAATTTGCAGAAGCCAATATCCCAACTTGTCAACAAATGCGATTATTTGAGATAGAACATGGAGGGCCAGAGAACGTAGGTTGTACAGAAAGAGATTTGAGAAACTATCAGAGAAGTTTAAGGGAGGAGCACATGGGGATAGATGCTGAAACATTTGTTGATTTCTTGCAATCTGAGAAAGACAAGTGTTCAacttttttctttgattatgagaCTGACTCAGACAACAGATTTAGCAGGTTTTTTTGGGCAGATTCTGTGTCAAGGAGGGCAAACACTGTCTTTGGAGATGTAGTGGTGTTTGATACAACATATAACACCAACAAATATGGGCTGATTTTTGCACCTTTTGTAGGTGTCAATCATCACAGTCAGACCATCCTCTTTGGTTATGGATTTCTGAGTGACGAAAGAACAGAATCTTTTGTTTGGTTGCTAGGTAAGTTCCTACAAGCAATGCCTAGTGGTGCACCAAAATTGATCATCACTGATCAGGATCCTGCCATGACCAAAGCCATAGCCCAAGTTTTTCCCCAAACAGTGCATCGATATTGTCTGTTTCACATTTTAAACAAATTTCCAGACAAATTGAGTCCTGTGATTTTCCGTGA